From Rutidosis leptorrhynchoides isolate AG116_Rl617_1_P2 chromosome 3, CSIRO_AGI_Rlap_v1, whole genome shotgun sequence, a single genomic window includes:
- the LOC139896501 gene encoding uncharacterized protein, with amino-acid sequence MTKHIWNLVSNKKSIWVKWIKEYKIGNRNFWSMDSETVEASSCWRGILRIKESIRSNIFHKLGDGRCTSLWYDHWNPNGPLFKFISKRDMLASGLTLNSTVNDIRDGRNQDVVKWVSIDGSLKDYSTSRAWLDMKMTRQDVKWHKLVWFSQNIPRYAFILWVAANQKLTTQDRLDN; translated from the exons ATGACCAAGCACATCTGGAATTTGGTCTCAAACAAAAAGTCTATATGGGTGAAATGGATTAAAGAGTACAAGATTGGCAATAGGAACTTTTGGTCCATGGATAGTGAAACTGTGGAGGCTTCAAGTTGTTGGAGAGGTATTTTGAGAATTAAGGAGTCCATTAGAAGTAACATTTTTCACAAGCTTGGTGATGGAAGGTGTACATCTCTTTGGTATGACCACTGGAACCCAAATGGTCCCCTTTTTAAATTTATCTCTAAAAGGGACATGCTTGCAAGTGGTCTTACCCTAAATAGTACTGTGAATGACATCAGAGATGGCA GAAACCAGGATGTTGTCAAGTGGGTGTCAATTGATGGTAGCCTCAAAGATTATAGCACTAGCAGAGCATGGTTGGATATGAAAATGACTAGACAAGATGTTAAATGGCATAAATTGGTGTGGTTTTCCCAAAACATCCCTAGATATGCTTTTATCTTATGGGTGGCTGCAAATCAAAAGTTGACTACTCAAGATAGGCTTGATAACTAG